From Monomorium pharaonis isolate MP-MQ-018 chromosome 9, ASM1337386v2, whole genome shotgun sequence, the proteins below share one genomic window:
- the LOC105841047 gene encoding proline-rich receptor-like protein kinase PERK8, with protein sequence MPSKNKIGGYIRRDRPTEDRRSSTPRYQPPSTTGETYCSPRLGPRYRTWMTTTTTTVKWPPHRRNSAVASPPPLVRPPSAAAETTAAVPPLLTSPPTSLATPGYFTRPQPTPTPTPTGYFTQSTPPSPTPASPTPTTPPAVPSTIPGDVLRTRGNDPARPPLPPPGLRTPRRDQAPTRRVLVH encoded by the exons ATGCCGAGTAAAAACAAAATCGGAGGGTATATAAGGCGGGATAGACCAACCGAAGACAGAAGAAGCAGTACGCCGAGGTATCAACCGCCGTCGACAACGGGCGAGACATATTGCTCGCCACGTTTGGGTCCACGCTATCGGACCTGgatgacgacgacaacgacaacgGTGAAATGGCCGCCGCATCGGAGGAAC TCGGCCGTCGCATCGCCTCCGCCACTAGTCAGGCCACCGTCCGCCGCTGCCGAGACAACCGCAGCTGTACCACCGCTGCTGACATCACCGCCAACGTCGCTTGCAACGCCCGGGTACTTTACCCGGCCACAGCCAACGCCAACGCCGACACCGACCGGGTACTTTACTCAGTCGACGCCGCCGTCACCAACGCCCGCATCACCGACGCCGACAACACCGCCTGCCGTACCATCCACCATCCCCGGAGACGTCCTGCGGACCCGTGGGAACGATCCCGCCAGGCCGCCGCTACCGCCACCAGGCCTTCGGACACCGCGTCGTGATCAAGCACCAACCCGACGGGTCCTGGTACATTAG